Proteins from a genomic interval of Rhizobium etli CFN 42:
- the ybaK gene encoding Cys-tRNA(Pro) deacylase, producing MSKTTRATQVLSQSGVAFTIHTYDYDPGAERVGLQAAEALGEAPQRVLKTLMAEVDGRPVCVVVPSDREVSMKKLASAFSGKSARMMKPADAERLTGYHVGGISPFGQRKAVPTAIEETALAEALVYINGGQRGLQVRLDPKDALKALKAVGASLIA from the coding sequence ATGTCCAAGACCACCCGCGCGACACAGGTTCTTTCCCAGTCAGGCGTCGCCTTCACCATCCACACCTATGATTATGACCCAGGCGCAGAGCGCGTCGGGCTGCAGGCGGCGGAAGCCCTGGGTGAGGCGCCGCAGCGGGTGCTGAAGACGCTGATGGCCGAGGTGGACGGCAGACCTGTCTGCGTCGTCGTTCCGTCGGATCGCGAAGTCAGCATGAAGAAACTGGCCAGCGCCTTTAGCGGCAAATCGGCCAGAATGATGAAGCCGGCCGATGCCGAGCGGCTGACCGGCTACCATGTCGGCGGCATCAGCCCCTTCGGCCAGAGGAAGGCCGTGCCGACGGCGATCGAGGAGACCGCTCTCGCCGAAGCGCTCGTCTATATCAATGGCGGACAGCGCGGGCTGCAGGTGCGGCTTGATCCAAAGGATGCCCTGAAGGCATTGAAAGCGGTCGGCGCGTCATTGATTGCCTGA
- a CDS encoding ArsC family reductase gives MAVTIYGIKNCDTMKKACSWLEEHGVAYEFHDYKALGIDRAHLEDWIDKAGLDTVLNRAGTTFRKLPDAERENLNREKAIALMLDQPSMIKRPVLETEGKLLIGFKPENYADMFGR, from the coding sequence ATGGCCGTCACCATCTATGGGATCAAGAATTGCGACACGATGAAGAAAGCCTGCAGCTGGCTGGAAGAACACGGCGTCGCCTATGAGTTTCACGACTACAAGGCGCTCGGCATCGACCGCGCCCATCTCGAAGACTGGATCGACAAGGCCGGCCTCGACACGGTGCTCAACCGCGCCGGCACCACCTTTCGCAAACTGCCCGATGCCGAGCGTGAGAACCTGAACCGGGAAAAGGCGATCGCACTGATGCTCGACCAGCCGTCGATGATCAAGCGGCCGGTGCTGGAGACGGAAGGCAAGCTTTTGATCGGGTTCAAGCCGGAGAATTACGCGGATATGTTCGGGCGCTGA
- a CDS encoding M14 family metallopeptidase: MDVSEIIIPGDTPGTEWRLPVLRFVGRDPKAPKAYIQAALHAGELPGTALLHFLCERLWRAESEGAVAGDITIVPQANPIGTAQSHFGELQGRFDLGSRTNFNRDFPLISATDRAMLTEDLNDYPAADQLKRQLLDMALGADLVLDLHCDDESLQYAYIDEAFWPEAADLAAALDMEAVLLSDGESSAFEEAVGFAWKYAVPGERQPRLPGKLSVTVELRGKRDVDPALAKRDADGLWRFLAARSIVSDERMAQAVFAGPAVPLDNVEIIRAPQGGAVLFHRTIGDRVAEGELLATIVTRPGQPDGSIDLHAPQDGLILTRTSDRLVRRRGDLMKIVCARPSKAARKAGTLES, encoded by the coding sequence ATGGACGTTTCGGAGATCATTATCCCGGGCGATACGCCGGGAACGGAGTGGCGGCTGCCGGTGCTGCGTTTTGTGGGCCGTGATCCGAAGGCTCCGAAGGCCTATATCCAGGCGGCGCTTCACGCCGGCGAGCTGCCGGGAACGGCGCTTCTGCATTTCCTTTGCGAACGTCTGTGGCGAGCGGAAAGCGAAGGCGCGGTCGCCGGCGACATCACCATCGTGCCGCAGGCCAACCCGATCGGCACGGCGCAATCGCATTTCGGCGAATTGCAGGGCCGTTTCGATCTCGGTTCCCGCACCAATTTCAACCGCGATTTTCCGCTGATCAGCGCCACCGATCGGGCAATGCTGACGGAAGATCTCAATGATTATCCGGCTGCCGATCAACTGAAAAGGCAGCTCCTGGACATGGCGCTCGGCGCTGATCTCGTCCTCGATCTGCACTGCGACGACGAATCGCTGCAATATGCCTATATCGATGAGGCCTTCTGGCCGGAGGCAGCCGATCTTGCCGCCGCGCTCGACATGGAGGCGGTGCTGCTTTCGGATGGCGAAAGCTCGGCCTTCGAGGAAGCCGTCGGTTTTGCGTGGAAATATGCGGTTCCGGGCGAACGACAACCCCGGCTCCCGGGCAAGCTTTCGGTCACGGTCGAGCTGCGCGGCAAGCGCGACGTCGATCCGGCGCTGGCGAAGCGGGATGCGGATGGGCTCTGGCGTTTCCTCGCCGCACGGTCGATCGTCAGCGACGAAAGAATGGCGCAGGCCGTGTTTGCCGGTCCCGCCGTGCCGCTCGACAATGTCGAGATCATTCGCGCTCCCCAAGGCGGCGCCGTGCTCTTCCATCGCACGATCGGCGACAGGGTTGCAGAGGGCGAGCTTCTGGCGACGATCGTCACTCGGCCGGGTCAACCTGACGGCAGCATCGATTTGCACGCGCCGCAGGATGGGCTGATCCTGACCCGAACCTCGGATCGGCTGGTGCGCCGGCGCGGCGACCTGATGAAGATCGTCTGCGCACGGCCGAGCAAGGCCGCACGCAAGGCCGGCACGCTGGAGAGTTGA
- a CDS encoding methylated-DNA--[protein]-cysteine S-methyltransferase, translating to MAETIHHYLIFETTGGFCGIAWSEAGIARFQLPTKTAEATERLLLRRLPDAQPGSPMPEVLDTVAAVKRYFQGEETDFSGVQLDLAGQNDFFRDIYAAARRVGWGRTTTYGALAKELGVGPEAARDVGQAMAKNPVALIIPCHRVLAAGGKIGGFSAPGGSSSKARMLELEGVSLAPPPPVQQSLGF from the coding sequence ATGGCCGAGACGATACATCACTATCTCATCTTCGAAACCACCGGCGGCTTCTGCGGCATCGCCTGGAGCGAGGCCGGCATCGCCCGCTTCCAATTGCCGACGAAAACCGCGGAAGCGACCGAACGGCTGCTGCTGCGCCGCCTGCCAGATGCCCAACCCGGCAGCCCGATGCCTGAGGTGCTGGACACGGTCGCGGCCGTAAAGCGCTATTTCCAAGGCGAGGAAACCGATTTCTCCGGCGTCCAACTCGATCTTGCCGGCCAGAATGACTTCTTTAGAGATATTTATGCGGCAGCACGGCGTGTCGGCTGGGGCCGCACGACCACCTATGGTGCGCTGGCGAAGGAGCTTGGCGTTGGGCCGGAAGCGGCCCGCGATGTCGGGCAAGCGATGGCGAAAAACCCGGTCGCGCTGATCATTCCCTGCCACAGGGTGCTAGCCGCCGGCGGCAAGATCGGCGGCTTCTCCGCGCCCGGCGGTTCGTCCTCGAAGGCCCGCATGCTGGAGCTCGAAGGGGTCAGCCTCGCCCCGCCGCCGCCGGTCCAGCAATCGCTGGGTTTTTAG
- a CDS encoding SDR family oxidoreductase — translation MSDIEGKVIAITGASSGIGEATAKVLAAAGAQIVIGARRSERLEALAGEIEAGGGTVRLRKLDVTDRAQVEAFAGFARSEFGRLDVIVNNAGVMPLSPLDALKVEEWDRMVDVNIKGVLYGIAAALPIMKAQGSGQIINLSSIGGHSVSPTAAVYCATKYAVRAISDGLRQETNRIRVTVISPGTTTSELAETITDPTARDAMKAFRAITISPEAVANAILYAISQPDDVDVSEIIVRPTASPH, via the coding sequence ATGTCTGATATCGAAGGAAAAGTCATTGCCATCACCGGAGCCAGCAGCGGCATCGGAGAGGCCACGGCAAAAGTGCTGGCCGCCGCCGGAGCACAGATCGTGATCGGCGCGCGCCGCAGCGAGCGTCTGGAGGCGCTCGCCGGCGAAATCGAAGCCGGAGGGGGAACGGTGCGTCTGCGAAAACTCGACGTCACCGACCGTGCCCAGGTAGAAGCCTTTGCCGGCTTTGCCAGATCCGAGTTCGGCCGGCTTGATGTCATCGTCAACAATGCCGGTGTCATGCCGCTTTCGCCGCTCGACGCCCTCAAGGTCGAGGAATGGGACCGGATGGTCGACGTCAACATCAAGGGCGTTCTCTACGGCATCGCGGCCGCTCTTCCGATCATGAAGGCACAGGGATCGGGGCAGATCATCAACCTGTCCTCGATCGGCGGCCACAGCGTCTCGCCGACGGCCGCCGTCTATTGCGCGACGAAATACGCGGTGCGGGCAATCTCGGACGGACTGCGACAGGAGACAAATCGCATCCGCGTCACCGTCATTTCTCCCGGCACGACGACCTCGGAACTGGCCGAGACGATCACCGATCCGACCGCGCGGGATGCGATGAAGGCTTTCAGGGCCATCACCATCAGCCCGGAAGCCGTCGCCAATGCGATCCTCTACGCCATCAGCCAGCCCGATGACGTCGATGTCAGCGAGATCATCGTCCGGCCGACGGCCAGCCCGCATTGA
- a CDS encoding oxidoreductase, whose translation MTTMSSTTPIWFITGASSGLGRALAEAVLARGWRAAITARRPDTLGDLTAAHGERALALALDVTDGRSVAAAVRDAEAHFGAIDVLVNNAGYGYLSAIEEGEDAEIRAQFETNVFGLIAVIKEVLPGMRLRRQGHIFNVSSLGGLVAFAATGYYHATKFAVEALSESLANEVGPLGIRVTILEPGGFRTDWAGRSMVESGTIIEDYAETAGKRRQATRSISGKQPGDPARAASAIISAFEAGEPPLRLLLGAASLKIARERLNTLRANFDAWADTTLSADFPS comes from the coding sequence ATGACGACCATGTCTTCCACCACACCCATCTGGTTCATCACCGGTGCATCGTCCGGCCTCGGCCGGGCACTCGCCGAAGCGGTCCTGGCACGCGGTTGGCGCGCTGCCATTACGGCGCGCAGGCCCGATACGCTCGGCGATCTCACGGCAGCGCATGGGGAGCGGGCGCTGGCCCTCGCCCTCGACGTGACGGATGGCCGCTCCGTCGCTGCTGCGGTCCGCGACGCCGAGGCGCATTTCGGCGCCATCGATGTCCTCGTCAACAACGCCGGCTACGGATATCTCTCGGCAATCGAGGAGGGCGAGGATGCCGAGATCCGCGCTCAGTTCGAGACCAATGTCTTCGGCTTGATCGCCGTTATCAAAGAGGTTCTGCCCGGCATGCGCTTACGCCGGCAGGGGCATATCTTCAACGTGTCCTCGCTTGGGGGGCTCGTCGCCTTTGCCGCGACCGGCTACTACCACGCCACCAAGTTTGCGGTCGAAGCCCTGTCGGAATCGCTGGCCAATGAGGTCGGGCCGCTTGGCATCCGCGTGACGATCCTGGAGCCCGGCGGCTTCCGCACGGATTGGGCCGGCCGCTCGATGGTCGAATCCGGCACAATTATCGAAGACTATGCCGAGACCGCCGGCAAGCGGCGCCAGGCCACCCGCTCAATCTCCGGCAAGCAGCCGGGCGATCCCGCGCGCGCGGCAAGCGCCATCATATCGGCCTTCGAGGCGGGCGAACCGCCGCTGCGCCTGCTGCTCGGGGCAGCTTCCCTGAAGATCGCCCGTGAACGGCTCAATACGCTTCGCGCCAATTTCGATGCCTGGGCGGACACCACGCTCAGCGCAGATTTTCCAAGTTGA
- a CDS encoding LysR family transcriptional regulator codes for MADDLEGISVFLAVAEARNFRLAGERLGVTRSAVSQALQRLEDRLGAPLVQRTTRSVSLTEAGEVFLEAVRPSMRQVRDAMQTVRDMQARPSGLLRITVSSIAERFLSGTLLTGFLQACPGIKLDITITDDEFDIVEAGFDAGVRLGEVIEQDMIAVPVSAPQRQCSAASPGYLQRHAPPRHPRDLQNHACIGWRPRPDTAPYRWEFRENGRDFDVAVDPMITTNDMGMMIRMACAGAGITFGMVETFEPYVDRGELVPLLEEFCPSFPGFYLYYPKRQRQPLKLRALVDYVRRSAGR; via the coding sequence ATGGCCGATGATCTCGAGGGCATTTCAGTCTTTCTCGCCGTGGCGGAGGCGCGGAATTTCCGGCTTGCCGGCGAGCGTCTGGGCGTTACCCGCTCCGCCGTCAGCCAGGCCTTGCAGCGTCTCGAGGACCGGCTTGGTGCGCCCTTGGTTCAGCGCACGACGCGCAGCGTCAGCCTGACCGAGGCCGGCGAAGTCTTCCTCGAGGCGGTTCGTCCCTCGATGCGCCAGGTCAGGGATGCGATGCAGACGGTGCGCGACATGCAGGCGCGCCCGAGCGGTCTGCTGCGAATCACCGTTTCCTCCATCGCCGAGCGCTTCCTGTCCGGCACATTGCTGACCGGATTCCTGCAGGCCTGCCCGGGCATCAAGCTCGATATCACCATCACCGATGACGAATTCGACATCGTCGAAGCCGGCTTCGATGCTGGTGTGAGACTGGGCGAGGTGATCGAGCAGGACATGATCGCGGTACCGGTGTCCGCCCCTCAGAGGCAATGCTCAGCCGCATCCCCCGGCTATCTTCAACGTCACGCTCCTCCTCGGCACCCTCGCGACCTGCAGAACCACGCCTGCATCGGGTGGCGGCCACGCCCGGACACCGCACCCTATCGCTGGGAGTTCAGGGAGAACGGCCGCGATTTCGACGTCGCCGTCGACCCCATGATCACGACCAATGATATGGGCATGATGATCCGCATGGCCTGCGCCGGGGCCGGGATCACTTTCGGCATGGTGGAAACCTTCGAACCTTATGTCGATCGCGGCGAGCTGGTGCCGCTGCTGGAGGAATTCTGCCCATCGTTTCCGGGCTTTTATCTCTACTATCCCAAGCGCCAGAGGCAGCCACTGAAGCTGCGTGCGCTGGTCGACTATGTGCGCCGGTCAGCCGGTCGTTAA
- a CDS encoding helix-turn-helix transcriptional regulator, producing MRDDVFPIPTRALIRQGGRACFYRLVNTTPLLIQVQSGTKIVMSDDKPLRLEAGDYGLLPDYRPLTMENIPKAPQKYQTLALPIPRQLFEDAYDRMGSVAVPSRPLPASTSGLPEEAAALFEYCCQPGNLARLPGAIAKARLMELVTWFALRGAVLGRCESSRLEDRLRQMIEADPAAAWTLAQAARLFNMSEATLRRRLSGENTAFSEILTDTRMNRALALIQTTTLPMAQVALEVGYDSPSQFSARFKERFGVSPRHVRSGTEQFERIGAEIEQSGADALAR from the coding sequence ATGCGCGACGACGTCTTTCCTATCCCGACCAGGGCGTTGATCCGCCAGGGTGGGCGAGCCTGCTTCTACCGCCTCGTCAACACCACTCCCCTGTTGATCCAGGTCCAATCGGGAACGAAGATCGTCATGTCGGACGACAAGCCTTTACGACTAGAGGCCGGCGACTACGGCCTGCTGCCCGACTACAGGCCGTTGACGATGGAGAATATTCCCAAGGCGCCGCAGAAATATCAGACCCTGGCCCTTCCAATTCCGCGACAGCTTTTCGAGGACGCATATGATAGGATGGGATCGGTCGCCGTGCCATCGAGACCTCTTCCCGCCAGCACCTCAGGCCTGCCGGAGGAAGCTGCGGCATTGTTCGAGTATTGCTGCCAGCCGGGCAATCTGGCGCGCCTTCCCGGCGCTATCGCCAAGGCTCGCCTGATGGAACTCGTCACCTGGTTCGCGCTCCGCGGGGCGGTGCTCGGCCGATGCGAAAGCTCCCGGCTTGAGGACCGGTTGAGGCAGATGATCGAAGCTGATCCCGCCGCCGCCTGGACATTGGCCCAAGCTGCGCGCTTGTTCAACATGAGCGAGGCGACGCTGAGGCGCAGGCTCTCCGGAGAGAATACCGCCTTCAGCGAGATATTGACCGATACCCGAATGAATCGCGCTCTTGCACTCATTCAGACCACGACATTGCCGATGGCCCAGGTTGCGCTGGAGGTCGGATATGACTCACCTTCGCAATTTTCAGCACGTTTCAAGGAGCGGTTCGGCGTCAGCCCGCGCCATGTACGCAGCGGCACCGAGCAGTTTGAGCGGATCGGGGCAGAAATTGAGCAGAGCGGGGCAGATGCACTTGCGCGGTGA
- a CDS encoding YbhB/YbcL family Raf kinase inhibitor-like protein produces the protein MRLITAALMAASVFGATAAHAEMKLTSKDLAAGKAMADAQVFNGFGCSGRNISPELAWSGAPEGTKSFAVMAYDPDAPTGSGWWHWSVFNIPADASKIATGASGDKKLPAGAVEGRTDFGTSGYGGACPPAGDKPHRYQFTVYALKVDKLPLPETAPGAMVGFYVRANTLDKASIEVTYGR, from the coding sequence ATGCGTTTGATCACAGCAGCACTTATGGCCGCCTCCGTCTTCGGCGCCACGGCCGCTCACGCCGAAATGAAACTCACCTCGAAGGACCTGGCCGCCGGCAAGGCCATGGCCGACGCGCAGGTCTTCAACGGCTTCGGCTGCTCGGGCAGGAACATCTCGCCGGAACTGGCCTGGTCGGGCGCGCCAGAGGGAACCAAGAGCTTCGCCGTCATGGCGTATGATCCGGATGCGCCCACAGGTTCCGGCTGGTGGCATTGGTCGGTGTTCAACATTCCGGCAGACGCCTCGAAGATTGCCACCGGCGCCAGCGGTGACAAAAAGCTTCCGGCAGGGGCCGTGGAAGGCCGCACGGATTTCGGTACATCAGGCTATGGCGGCGCATGCCCGCCGGCCGGCGATAAGCCGCACCGCTACCAGTTCACTGTCTATGCGCTCAAGGTGGACAAGCTTCCGCTTCCCGAGACGGCGCCGGGCGCCATGGTCGGCTTCTATGTCAGGGCAAACACGCTCGACAAGGCCTCGATCGAAGTCACCTATGGCCGCTGA
- a CDS encoding GNAT family N-acetyltransferase, which produces MSNVEKNMIIELTPIDFDALLKGSAPLNLRLVPDSAIAPPEVLEMLRRLAADIGAAFSPSAWMIVEEDEIVGLCSIVRTPRDGNIHIGYGIAPSRQGRGCTTRAIGQLLAWGRSDPRVALLSAETGIGNIASQRVLERNGFIRTGERIDAEDGPLICWEAVTD; this is translated from the coding sequence ATGTCTAATGTCGAGAAGAATATGATCATCGAGCTAACGCCTATTGATTTTGACGCGCTGCTGAAGGGCAGCGCGCCTCTTAACCTGCGCCTTGTCCCCGACAGCGCGATTGCGCCTCCTGAGGTATTGGAGATGCTGCGCCGCCTTGCGGCCGACATCGGCGCGGCATTCTCGCCGTCGGCCTGGATGATCGTGGAGGAGGATGAGATCGTCGGTCTCTGCTCCATCGTCAGAACGCCACGAGATGGAAACATCCACATCGGCTATGGCATTGCGCCTTCCCGCCAGGGCCGTGGATGCACGACCCGGGCCATAGGGCAGTTGCTGGCATGGGGACGGAGCGATCCTCGAGTGGCTCTGCTCTCTGCCGAGACAGGGATCGGGAACATCGCGTCGCAACGTGTTCTCGAGCGCAACGGGTTCATCCGCACCGGCGAGCGCATCGATGCCGAAGACGGTCCGTTGATTTGCTGGGAAGCCGTGACGGATTAG
- a CDS encoding dihydrofolate reductase family protein codes for MAKLVFGMNQSLDGYVDHMAFGPSPTLFRHFVESTRRQAGSVYGRQMYEIMRYWDDDHSEWNADERDFAAAWRNQPKWVVSRSLKSVGSNARLVEGDLGSAIRKLKAEGDGEIEVAGPDLARSLTDLGLIDEYIIYLHPVVLGHGTPYFAGPRPRLRLIANDKIDEDVIRLVYVPA; via the coding sequence ATGGCCAAGCTCGTGTTCGGAATGAACCAGTCCCTGGACGGCTATGTCGATCACATGGCGTTCGGCCCTAGCCCGACGCTCTTCCGTCACTTCGTCGAGTCGACGCGGAGGCAAGCGGGCAGCGTGTACGGTCGGCAAATGTATGAGATCATGCGTTACTGGGATGACGATCATTCTGAATGGAACGCAGACGAACGCGACTTCGCGGCCGCCTGGCGAAACCAGCCGAAATGGGTCGTCTCGCGTTCGTTGAAATCGGTCGGTTCCAACGCCAGGCTGGTCGAGGGCGATCTTGGGAGTGCGATCCGCAAGCTGAAAGCCGAAGGCGACGGAGAGATCGAAGTGGCCGGACCGGACCTGGCGCGAAGCCTCACCGACCTCGGCCTGATCGACGAGTATATTATCTATCTGCATCCCGTTGTGCTCGGTCACGGCACGCCCTATTTTGCCGGACCCCGACCGCGGCTGCGCCTTATCGCCAATGACAAAATTGACGAGGATGTGATCCGGTTGGTCTACGTTCCAGCTTAA
- the guaA gene encoding glutamine-hydrolyzing GMP synthase, translated as MTQTAHPDSVLIVDFGSQVTQLIARRVREAGVYCEIVPFQSAEEGFKRLQPKAVILSGSPASTVDEGSPRAPQIIFDSGLPVFGICYGQQTMCMQLGGKVESGHHREFGRAFLDVDKDCELFEGLWSSGSRHQVWMSHGDRVTALPDGFKVVATSSNAPFAFIADEKRKYYGVQFHPEVVHTPDGAKLIGNFIHNVAGIKGDWSMSAYRQKAVEEIRKQVGDKRVICALSGGVDSSVAALLIHEAVGDQLTCILVDHGLMRKDEAANVVAMFREHYNLHLLHVDASDRFIGELEGVSDPETKRKIIGRLFIETFEEEAKKLGGADFLGQGTLYPDVIESVSFTGGPSVTIKSHHNVGGLPERMKMQLVEPLRELFKDEVRALGRELGLPDSFIGRHPFPGPGLAIRCPGGITREKLEILREADAIYLDEIRKAGLYDAIWQAFAVLLPVQTVGVMGDGRTYEFVCALRAVTSVDGMTADFYHYDMEFLGRAATRIINEVRGINRVVYDVTSKPPGTIEWE; from the coding sequence ATGACCCAGACAGCACATCCCGACTCCGTTCTCATCGTCGATTTCGGCAGCCAGGTGACCCAGCTCATCGCACGGCGCGTGCGCGAGGCCGGCGTCTATTGCGAGATCGTTCCCTTTCAATCTGCCGAAGAAGGCTTCAAGCGCCTACAGCCGAAGGCCGTGATCCTCTCCGGCAGCCCGGCTTCCACCGTGGACGAGGGATCGCCGCGAGCGCCTCAGATCATCTTCGACAGTGGCCTGCCGGTCTTCGGCATCTGCTACGGTCAGCAGACGATGTGCATGCAGCTCGGCGGCAAGGTCGAAAGCGGCCATCACCGTGAATTCGGACGCGCCTTTCTGGATGTCGACAAGGATTGCGAGCTGTTCGAAGGCCTCTGGTCCTCCGGCTCGCGCCATCAGGTGTGGATGAGCCATGGCGACCGCGTCACCGCGCTGCCCGATGGTTTCAAGGTGGTCGCCACCTCTTCCAATGCGCCCTTCGCCTTCATCGCCGACGAGAAGCGCAAATATTACGGCGTGCAATTCCACCCCGAGGTCGTCCATACGCCTGACGGCGCCAAGCTGATCGGCAACTTCATTCACAATGTCGCTGGAATCAAGGGCGACTGGTCGATGTCGGCCTATCGCCAAAAGGCGGTCGAAGAGATCCGCAAGCAGGTGGGCGACAAGCGCGTCATCTGCGCGCTTTCGGGCGGCGTCGACAGCTCCGTCGCAGCGCTCCTGATCCACGAGGCCGTCGGCGACCAGCTGACCTGCATCCTCGTCGACCACGGCCTGATGCGGAAGGACGAGGCGGCCAATGTCGTCGCCATGTTCCGCGAGCACTACAATCTGCATCTGCTGCACGTCGATGCCTCGGACCGCTTCATCGGCGAGCTCGAAGGCGTCAGCGACCCGGAAACCAAGCGCAAGATCATCGGCCGGCTCTTCATCGAGACCTTCGAGGAAGAGGCAAAGAAACTCGGCGGCGCCGATTTCCTCGGCCAGGGCACGCTCTATCCTGACGTGATCGAGAGCGTTTCCTTCACCGGCGGCCCGTCGGTGACGATCAAGTCGCACCATAATGTCGGCGGCCTGCCGGAACGCATGAAGATGCAGCTCGTCGAGCCGCTGCGCGAACTCTTCAAGGACGAGGTGCGCGCGCTCGGCCGTGAACTCGGCCTGCCCGACAGCTTCATTGGCCGTCATCCCTTCCCCGGCCCCGGCCTTGCCATCCGTTGCCCCGGCGGCATCACCCGCGAGAAGCTCGAGATCCTGCGCGAGGCCGATGCGATCTATCTCGACGAAATCCGCAAGGCCGGCCTCTACGACGCCATCTGGCAGGCCTTCGCCGTGCTGCTCCCGGTCCAGACCGTCGGCGTCATGGGCGACGGGCGCACCTATGAATTCGTCTGCGCGCTGCGCGCCGTCACCTCCGTCGACGGCATGACCGCCGATTTCTACCACTACGACATGGAATTCCTCGGCCGCGCCGCCACCCGCATCATCAATGAGGTGCGCGGCATCAACCGTGTGGTCTATGATGTCACGTCAAAGCCGCCCGGCACCATCGAGTGGGAGTGA
- a CDS encoding 5'-methylthioadenosine/S-adenosylhomocysteine nucleosidase (Enables the cleavage of the glycosidic bond in both 5'-methylthioadenosine and S-adenosylhomocysteine) — MKFELKSVAGKSMLFVMAAEAEYGSFLRSRIEPLMTGVGPVEAAVALTKTLARLDAADDLPDLVVSLGSAGSAKLEQTEVYQVSSVSYRDMDASPLGFEKGRTPFLDLPAALELPLRIPGIPEASLSTGGNVISGAAYSDIDADMVDMETYAVLRACQGYKLPLIGLRGISDGAVELQHISGWTEYLHIVDRKLSYGVDSLFTALEDGVFWF, encoded by the coding sequence ATGAAGTTCGAGCTGAAGTCGGTCGCAGGAAAATCCATGCTTTTCGTCATGGCGGCGGAGGCCGAATACGGCTCCTTCCTGCGTTCGCGCATCGAACCCTTGATGACCGGCGTCGGCCCGGTCGAGGCGGCGGTCGCGCTGACCAAGACCTTGGCACGGCTGGATGCGGCCGACGACCTGCCGGATCTCGTGGTTTCGCTCGGCTCGGCCGGTTCGGCGAAACTGGAGCAGACCGAAGTCTATCAGGTGAGCTCGGTTTCCTATCGCGACATGGACGCCTCGCCGCTCGGTTTCGAAAAGGGCAGGACGCCGTTTCTCGACCTGCCTGCGGCGCTCGAGCTGCCGCTGCGCATCCCCGGCATTCCCGAGGCAAGCCTTTCCACCGGCGGCAACGTCATCTCGGGTGCCGCCTATAGCGATATCGACGCCGACATGGTCGACATGGAGACCTATGCGGTGCTGCGCGCCTGCCAGGGCTACAAGCTGCCGCTGATCGGCCTGCGCGGCATTTCCGACGGTGCGGTCGAACTGCAGCATATCTCCGGCTGGACGGAATATCTGCACATCGTCGACCGCAAGCTCTCCTACGGCGTCGACAGCCTGTTCACGGCGCTGGAGGACGGGGTTTTCTGGTTTTAG
- a CDS encoding PaaI family thioesterase, which yields MSETDRGDFRARIRRNFARQAAMQTIGAALTRVEHGVVEIELPFDVKLTQQHGILHAGIISAALDSACGFAAYSLIDPEASILTIEFKVNLMSPGRGERFLFRGEITKPGSTIIVADGRGYAISDGPAKLIASMTGTMMVIRGREGITG from the coding sequence ATGAGCGAGACTGACAGGGGCGATTTCCGCGCGCGAATCCGCCGCAATTTTGCGCGCCAAGCGGCGATGCAGACGATCGGCGCGGCGCTGACGCGCGTCGAGCACGGCGTCGTCGAGATCGAGCTTCCCTTCGACGTTAAACTGACACAGCAGCACGGCATCCTGCATGCGGGCATCATTTCGGCGGCACTGGATTCGGCCTGCGGCTTTGCGGCCTACAGCCTCATCGACCCCGAAGCCTCGATCCTGACGATCGAGTTCAAAGTCAACCTCATGTCGCCGGGGCGTGGCGAGCGCTTCCTGTTTCGCGGGGAAATCACCAAACCCGGCTCCACCATTATCGTCGCCGACGGGCGAGGCTACGCGATCAGTGACGGGCCGGCGAAACTCATCGCGTCCATGACCGGAACGATGATGGTCATCCGCGGCAGAGAAGGAATTACAGGATGA